In Ammospiza caudacuta isolate bAmmCau1 chromosome 2, bAmmCau1.pri, whole genome shotgun sequence, a genomic segment contains:
- the LCMT2 gene encoding tRNA wybutosine-synthesizing protein 4, with protein MGLLQHTVVYEVDFPDVACQKAALIKGVKELSALVGDAGGEGLGAITISGDDYKLLGVDLSELPELERTLEEAGLNNEILTLFIAEVVLTYMETARSDALIQWAAERFPRACFLLYEQVQPQDPFGHIMQQHFRQLSTALHSLELYPDCPAQHGRFLAQGWTECSVMDMNEFFTCCIPEDEQQRVQTLEPFDEYEEWHLKCSHYFVLAASKGMEPSWTPLSPSGTVPRHAGPVGVAGSVPAAVCAGLSGVPGLRRYGHRSLLVKPNVIVTTGGFGEEHGQHCRVRNVHLLSRHAGHWEAVCVTQNAPDQRWGERLYHTVSRLSDTLALVVGGRTSPSSTGLGMLWLKFPKTCGASGPGDVAVELASLQPDAEAAALRWRHSTTEITFKGEQYLFVYGGRSALQPVLGDWHFLHAPELSCTAIAVDGPVPESRHSHSACSWEGGVLIAGGLGAAEQPLGSVFLLRELEHGFQWQTIETHPPLVPRYSHTAHVHEGKLLLVGGVWFHASSVPGVTVIDLMTGLCLNYVINVEHLEWPLMLHNHSSVFLPDEKELLVIGGGGNCFSFGTHLNPEPVLLSLSSILASH; from the exons ATGGGTCTTCTGCAGCACACTGTGGTGTATGAGGTAGATTTCCCAGATGTGGCATGCCAAAAAGCTGCTCTGATCAAAGGAGTGAAGGAGTTGTCAGCACTGGTGGGAGACGCTGGAGGGGAAGGATTAG GAGCCATTACCATTTCTGGAGATGATTATAAATTACTGGGAGTGGATTTATCAGAGCTCCCTGAGCTGgagagaaccctggaggaagcagGACTGAACAATGAAATCCTCACGCTCTTCATCGCAGAGGTGGTGCTCACCTACATGGAGACCGCCAG GTCAGATGCCCTGATTCAGTGGGCAGCAGAGCGTTTCCCTCGGGCGTGCTTCCTGCTGTACGAGCAGGTGCAGCCTCAGGACCCCTTTGGGCACATCATGCAGCAGCACTTCAGGCAGCTGAGCACGGCGCTGCACTCGCTGGAGCTGTATCCCGACTGCCCGGCCCAGCACGGGCGCTTCCTGGCCCAG GGCTGGACTGAGTGCAGTGTCATGGATATGAATGAGTTTTTCACCTGTTGTATTCCAGAAGATGAGCAGCAAAGAGTGCAGACTCTGGAGCCTTTTGATGAGTATGAG GAATGGCATCTGAAGTGTTCTCATTACTTTGTGTTGGCTGCATCGAAGGGGATGGAACCTTCCTGGACTCCGTTGTCACCCAGTGGGACAG TGCCCCGTCACGCTGGTCCTGTCGGGGTGGcaggcagtgtccctgcagcagtgtgtgcagggctctcAGGGGTTCCTGGCCTGAGGCGTTACGGTCACCGCTCTCTTCTTGTAAAGCCCAACGTGATTGTCACCACGGGAGGCTTTGGGGAGGAGCATGGGCAGCACTGCCGTGTGAGGAATGTCCACCTGCTGAGCAGGCATGCAGGCCACTGGGAGGCTGTCTGTGTGACACAGAATGCTCCTGATCAAAGATGGG GTGAGAGGTTGTACCATACTGTGTCTCGTCTCTCGGACACTCTGGCTCTGGTGGTAGGAGGACGGACATCCCCATCGAGCACAGGCTTGGGAATGTTGTGGCTGAAGTTCCCCAAAACCTGTGGTGCTTCAGGCCCAGGTGACGTTGCAGTGGAGCTTGCAAGTCTGCAGCCTGAtgctgaagcagcagctttgcGTTGGAGACACAGCACAACTGAAATTACATTCAAAG GTGAGCAGTACCTGTTTGTGTACGGTGGCCgttctgctctgcagcctgtgctcGGGGATTGGCATTTCCTGCACGCTCCAGAGCTCTCCTGCACTGCG ATTGCTGTTGATGGTCCAGTCCCAGAAAGCCGCCACTCTCacagtgcctgcagctgggaaggaggtgTGCTGATTGCAGGAGgtctgggagcagctgagcagccctTGGGGTCAGTTTTCCTTCTGAGGGAGCTTGAACATGGCTTTCAGTGGCAGACAATAGAGACACACCCTCCTCTTGTCCCACG GTATTCACATACTGCACATGTGCATGAAGGAAAGCTTCTGCTCGTTGGTGGAGTGTGGTTCCATGCATCCTCTGTGCCCGGTGTCACTGTCATCGACCTCATGACCGGGCTCTGCTTGAACTATGTGATTAATGTG gAGCACCTGGAGTGGCCATTAATGCTACATAATCACAGCAGTGTCTTTCTGCCAGATGAGAAGGAGCTGTTGGTCATTGGCGGTGGTGGAAACTGCTTCTCCTTTGGGACACACCTGAACCCAGAGCCTGTCTTGCTGAGCCTCAGCAGCATCCTGGCCAGCCACTGA